Proteins from a genomic interval of Anolis sagrei isolate rAnoSag1 chromosome 1, rAnoSag1.mat, whole genome shotgun sequence:
- the TAB2 gene encoding TGF-beta-activated kinase 1 and MAP3K7-binding protein 2 isoform X3 translates to MAQGSQQIDFQVLHDLRQKFPENNNNLDACCAVLSKESTKYLYGEGDIGFSDDSGISSLRNHMTSLNLDLQSQNVILHGREGSRMNGSRTLAHSISDGHLQTSQSNNELFHHEPQTAPVQVPQGFFGISNTVSTSNPGQHFGFHLGSKGTPGLVQQTPRFNPIMVTLAPNIQPGRNTPTSLHIHGVPPLNHPQGNSIYIRPYITNASGTTRQSHQNPGWTSQFNPLHSQQNYQPSHPNPWTAVPTTSSSSHTSSQQTAQPNQQGHQTSHVYMPISSPTTPQAPTVHSSGSSLSSSAQSQYNIQNISTGPRKNQIEIKLEPPQRNSSSKLRSTGPRSSSNSSSNNSQTLCRSQPTVYIAASPPSTDEIITRSQPKVYISANASTGDEQHIRNQPTLFISTNPGVTATSRNMSGQVSMGPAFIHHHPPKSRAVGSNATATSPRVVVTQPNTKYTFKITVSPNKPPAVSPGVVSPTFEPTNLLNLPDHFAETEGIQHLTDPVLAHVDRISEARKLSMGSDDAAYTQALLVHQKARMERLQRELEIQKKKLDKLKTEVNEMENNLTRRRLKRSNSASQIPSLEEMQQLRSCNRQLQIDIDCLTKEIDLFQARGPHFNPSAIHNFYDNIGFVGPVAPKPKADQRSSVKTPKTVPDTEEDEGAQWNCTACTFLNHPALNRCEQCEMPRHF, encoded by the exons aataataataacttggATGCCTGCTGTGCTGTTCTCTCTAAGGAGAGCACAAAATATCTCTACGGTGAAGGAGACATTGGTTTTTCAGATGATTCTGGGATTTCCAGTCTGCGAAATCACATGACATCCCTTAATTTGGATCTACAGTCACAGAATGTGATTCTCCATGGAAGAGAAGGGAGTAGAATGAATGGAAGTAGGACTTTAGCACATAGCATTAGTGATGGACACCTTCAGACCAGCCAGTCCAACAACGAACTGTTTCATCATGAACCACAGACTGCTCCAGTGCAAGTTCCACAGGGATTTTTTGGCATATCTAATACTGTTAGTACTTCTAACCCAGGGCAACATTTTGGATTTCACTTGGGCAGCAAAGGAACACCTGGTTTGGTTCAACAAACACCTAGATTCAACCCCATTATGGTAACCTTAGCTCCAAATATTCAGCCTGGTCGGAATACGCCTACGTCTTTGCACATACATGGTGTACCTCCATTAAATCATCCACAAGGCAATTCTATCTATATTAGACCTTATATCACAAATGCAAGTGGTACAACTCGCCAGAgtcatcaaaatcctggctggaCGTCTCAGTTTAATCCTCTGCATTCTCAACAAAATTACCAGCCTTCACATCCAAATCCCTGGACAGCTGTTCCCACAACCAGTTCCTCATCACATACCTCATCACAACAAACAGCACAGCCAAACCAGCAAGGCCATCAGACCTCCCACGTCTATATGCCTATAAGTTCTCCTACAACTCCACAAGCGCCTACAGTTCATTCATCTGGTAGTTCACTATCTTCCTCTGCTCAGAGCCAATACAATATTCAAAATATCTCAACAGGACCTCGTAAAAATCAAATTGAAATTAAACTTGAACCTCCACAGAGAAACAGTTCTTCAAAACTGCGTTCAACTGGCCCTCGTTCATCTTCAAATTCCTCTTCCAATAACAGCCAGACTTTATGTAGAAGTCAGCCTACTGTTTACATAGCTGCCAGTCCACCAAGTACTGATGAGATTATCACACGAAGCCAGCCTAAGGTCTACATTTCAGCGAATGCCTCAACAGGAGATGAGCAACATATACGGAATCAACCCACCCTTTTCATATCAACCAATCCAGGAGTTACTGCCACCTCTAGAAATATGTCTGGTCAAGTAAGCATGGGACCTGCGTTTATTCACCACCACCCTCCCAAGAGCAGAGCGGTGGGCAGCAATGCCACTGCAACGTCTCCCAGAGTGGTGGTAACACAGCCTAACACAAAATACACTTTTAAAATTACAGTGTCTCCAAATAAACCTCCTGCAGTTTCACCTGGTGTGGTGTCCCCAACATTTGAACCAACAAATCTTCTAAACCTTCCTGATCACTTTGCAGAAACTGAAGGCATCCAACACCTTACTGACCCTGTTTTAGCACATGTCGATAGGATTAGTGAGGCGCGGAAACTGAGTATGGGATCTGATGATGCTGCCTATACACAAG CTTTACTAGTACACCAGAAGGCTAGGATGGAGCGACTTCAGCGAGAACTTGAGATTCAAAAGAAAAAGCTGGATAAACTAAAAACAGAAGTCAATGAAATGGAGAATAATCTTACACGAAGGCGGCTGAAAAGATCAAATTCTGCTTCCCAAATTCCTTCC CTTGAAGAAATGCAACAGTTACGAAGTTGTAACAGGCAGCTTCAGATAGACATAGATTGCCTAACCAAAGAGATTGATCTTTTTCAAGCAAGAG gACCACATTTTAATCCCAGTGCCATTCATAATTTTTATGATAATATTGGATTTGTAGGTCCTGTGGCACCAAAGCCCAAAG CAGATCAAAGATCCAGCGTCAAAACACCAAAGACTGTGCCCGATACGGAGGAAGATGAGGGTGCGCAGTGGAATTGTACCGCTTGTACTTTTTTAAATCACCCAGCCTTAAACCGTTGTGAACAGTGTGAAATGCCCCGGCATTTCTGA
- the TAB2 gene encoding TGF-beta-activated kinase 1 and MAP3K7-binding protein 2 isoform X1, whose product MAQGSQQIDFQVLHDLRQKFPEVPEVVVSRCMLQNNNNLDACCAVLSKESTKYLYGEGDIGFSDDSGISSLRNHMTSLNLDLQSQNVILHGREGSRMNGSRTLAHSISDGHLQTSQSNNELFHHEPQTAPVQVPQGFFGISNTVSTSNPGQHFGFHLGSKGTPGLVQQTPRFNPIMVTLAPNIQPGRNTPTSLHIHGVPPLNHPQGNSIYIRPYITNASGTTRQSHQNPGWTSQFNPLHSQQNYQPSHPNPWTAVPTTSSSSHTSSQQTAQPNQQGHQTSHVYMPISSPTTPQAPTVHSSGSSLSSSAQSQYNIQNISTGPRKNQIEIKLEPPQRNSSSKLRSTGPRSSSNSSSNNSQTLCRSQPTVYIAASPPSTDEIITRSQPKVYISANASTGDEQHIRNQPTLFISTNPGVTATSRNMSGQVSMGPAFIHHHPPKSRAVGSNATATSPRVVVTQPNTKYTFKITVSPNKPPAVSPGVVSPTFEPTNLLNLPDHFAETEGIQHLTDPVLAHVDRISEARKLSMGSDDAAYTQALLVHQKARMERLQRELEIQKKKLDKLKTEVNEMENNLTRRRLKRSNSASQIPSLEEMQQLRSCNRQLQIDIDCLTKEIDLFQARGPHFNPSAIHNFYDNIGFVGPVAPKPKADQRSSVKTPKTVPDTEEDEGAQWNCTACTFLNHPALNRCEQCEMPRHF is encoded by the exons aataataataacttggATGCCTGCTGTGCTGTTCTCTCTAAGGAGAGCACAAAATATCTCTACGGTGAAGGAGACATTGGTTTTTCAGATGATTCTGGGATTTCCAGTCTGCGAAATCACATGACATCCCTTAATTTGGATCTACAGTCACAGAATGTGATTCTCCATGGAAGAGAAGGGAGTAGAATGAATGGAAGTAGGACTTTAGCACATAGCATTAGTGATGGACACCTTCAGACCAGCCAGTCCAACAACGAACTGTTTCATCATGAACCACAGACTGCTCCAGTGCAAGTTCCACAGGGATTTTTTGGCATATCTAATACTGTTAGTACTTCTAACCCAGGGCAACATTTTGGATTTCACTTGGGCAGCAAAGGAACACCTGGTTTGGTTCAACAAACACCTAGATTCAACCCCATTATGGTAACCTTAGCTCCAAATATTCAGCCTGGTCGGAATACGCCTACGTCTTTGCACATACATGGTGTACCTCCATTAAATCATCCACAAGGCAATTCTATCTATATTAGACCTTATATCACAAATGCAAGTGGTACAACTCGCCAGAgtcatcaaaatcctggctggaCGTCTCAGTTTAATCCTCTGCATTCTCAACAAAATTACCAGCCTTCACATCCAAATCCCTGGACAGCTGTTCCCACAACCAGTTCCTCATCACATACCTCATCACAACAAACAGCACAGCCAAACCAGCAAGGCCATCAGACCTCCCACGTCTATATGCCTATAAGTTCTCCTACAACTCCACAAGCGCCTACAGTTCATTCATCTGGTAGTTCACTATCTTCCTCTGCTCAGAGCCAATACAATATTCAAAATATCTCAACAGGACCTCGTAAAAATCAAATTGAAATTAAACTTGAACCTCCACAGAGAAACAGTTCTTCAAAACTGCGTTCAACTGGCCCTCGTTCATCTTCAAATTCCTCTTCCAATAACAGCCAGACTTTATGTAGAAGTCAGCCTACTGTTTACATAGCTGCCAGTCCACCAAGTACTGATGAGATTATCACACGAAGCCAGCCTAAGGTCTACATTTCAGCGAATGCCTCAACAGGAGATGAGCAACATATACGGAATCAACCCACCCTTTTCATATCAACCAATCCAGGAGTTACTGCCACCTCTAGAAATATGTCTGGTCAAGTAAGCATGGGACCTGCGTTTATTCACCACCACCCTCCCAAGAGCAGAGCGGTGGGCAGCAATGCCACTGCAACGTCTCCCAGAGTGGTGGTAACACAGCCTAACACAAAATACACTTTTAAAATTACAGTGTCTCCAAATAAACCTCCTGCAGTTTCACCTGGTGTGGTGTCCCCAACATTTGAACCAACAAATCTTCTAAACCTTCCTGATCACTTTGCAGAAACTGAAGGCATCCAACACCTTACTGACCCTGTTTTAGCACATGTCGATAGGATTAGTGAGGCGCGGAAACTGAGTATGGGATCTGATGATGCTGCCTATACACAAG CTTTACTAGTACACCAGAAGGCTAGGATGGAGCGACTTCAGCGAGAACTTGAGATTCAAAAGAAAAAGCTGGATAAACTAAAAACAGAAGTCAATGAAATGGAGAATAATCTTACACGAAGGCGGCTGAAAAGATCAAATTCTGCTTCCCAAATTCCTTCC CTTGAAGAAATGCAACAGTTACGAAGTTGTAACAGGCAGCTTCAGATAGACATAGATTGCCTAACCAAAGAGATTGATCTTTTTCAAGCAAGAG gACCACATTTTAATCCCAGTGCCATTCATAATTTTTATGATAATATTGGATTTGTAGGTCCTGTGGCACCAAAGCCCAAAG CAGATCAAAGATCCAGCGTCAAAACACCAAAGACTGTGCCCGATACGGAGGAAGATGAGGGTGCGCAGTGGAATTGTACCGCTTGTACTTTTTTAAATCACCCAGCCTTAAACCGTTGTGAACAGTGTGAAATGCCCCGGCATTTCTGA
- the TAB2 gene encoding TGF-beta-activated kinase 1 and MAP3K7-binding protein 2 isoform X2, translated as MAQGSQQIDFQVLHDLRQKFPEVPEVVVSRCMLQNNNNLDACCAVLSKESTKYLYGEGDIGFSDDSGISSLRNHMTSLNLDLQSQNVILHGREGSRMNGSRTLAHSISDGHLQTSQSNNELFHHEPQTAPVQVPQGFFGISNTVSTSNPGQHFGFHLGSKGTPGLVQQTPRFNPIMVTLAPNIQPGRNTPTSLHIHGVPPLNHPQGNSIYIRPYITNASGTTRQSHQNPGWTSQFNPLHSQQNYQPSHPNPWTAVPTTSSSSHTSSQQTAQPNQQGHQTSHVYMPISSPTTPQAPTVHSSGSSLSSSAQSQYNIQNISTGPRKNQIEIKLEPPQRNSSSKLRSTGPRSSSNSSSNNSQTLCRSQPTVYIAASPPSTDEIITRSQPKVYISANASTGDEQHIRNQPTLFISTNPGVTATSRNMSGQVSMGPAFIHHHPPKSRAVGSNATATSPRVVVTQPNTKYTFKITVSPNKPPAVSPGVVSPTFEPTNLLNLPDHFAETEGIQHLTDPVLAHVDRISEARKLSMGSDDAAYTQALLVHQKARMERLQRELEIQKKKLDKLKTEVNEMENNLTRRRLKRSNSASQIPSLEEMQQLRSCNRQLQIDIDCLTKEIDLFQARGPHFNPSAIHNFYDNIGFVGPVAPKPKDQRSSVKTPKTVPDTEEDEGAQWNCTACTFLNHPALNRCEQCEMPRHF; from the exons aataataataacttggATGCCTGCTGTGCTGTTCTCTCTAAGGAGAGCACAAAATATCTCTACGGTGAAGGAGACATTGGTTTTTCAGATGATTCTGGGATTTCCAGTCTGCGAAATCACATGACATCCCTTAATTTGGATCTACAGTCACAGAATGTGATTCTCCATGGAAGAGAAGGGAGTAGAATGAATGGAAGTAGGACTTTAGCACATAGCATTAGTGATGGACACCTTCAGACCAGCCAGTCCAACAACGAACTGTTTCATCATGAACCACAGACTGCTCCAGTGCAAGTTCCACAGGGATTTTTTGGCATATCTAATACTGTTAGTACTTCTAACCCAGGGCAACATTTTGGATTTCACTTGGGCAGCAAAGGAACACCTGGTTTGGTTCAACAAACACCTAGATTCAACCCCATTATGGTAACCTTAGCTCCAAATATTCAGCCTGGTCGGAATACGCCTACGTCTTTGCACATACATGGTGTACCTCCATTAAATCATCCACAAGGCAATTCTATCTATATTAGACCTTATATCACAAATGCAAGTGGTACAACTCGCCAGAgtcatcaaaatcctggctggaCGTCTCAGTTTAATCCTCTGCATTCTCAACAAAATTACCAGCCTTCACATCCAAATCCCTGGACAGCTGTTCCCACAACCAGTTCCTCATCACATACCTCATCACAACAAACAGCACAGCCAAACCAGCAAGGCCATCAGACCTCCCACGTCTATATGCCTATAAGTTCTCCTACAACTCCACAAGCGCCTACAGTTCATTCATCTGGTAGTTCACTATCTTCCTCTGCTCAGAGCCAATACAATATTCAAAATATCTCAACAGGACCTCGTAAAAATCAAATTGAAATTAAACTTGAACCTCCACAGAGAAACAGTTCTTCAAAACTGCGTTCAACTGGCCCTCGTTCATCTTCAAATTCCTCTTCCAATAACAGCCAGACTTTATGTAGAAGTCAGCCTACTGTTTACATAGCTGCCAGTCCACCAAGTACTGATGAGATTATCACACGAAGCCAGCCTAAGGTCTACATTTCAGCGAATGCCTCAACAGGAGATGAGCAACATATACGGAATCAACCCACCCTTTTCATATCAACCAATCCAGGAGTTACTGCCACCTCTAGAAATATGTCTGGTCAAGTAAGCATGGGACCTGCGTTTATTCACCACCACCCTCCCAAGAGCAGAGCGGTGGGCAGCAATGCCACTGCAACGTCTCCCAGAGTGGTGGTAACACAGCCTAACACAAAATACACTTTTAAAATTACAGTGTCTCCAAATAAACCTCCTGCAGTTTCACCTGGTGTGGTGTCCCCAACATTTGAACCAACAAATCTTCTAAACCTTCCTGATCACTTTGCAGAAACTGAAGGCATCCAACACCTTACTGACCCTGTTTTAGCACATGTCGATAGGATTAGTGAGGCGCGGAAACTGAGTATGGGATCTGATGATGCTGCCTATACACAAG CTTTACTAGTACACCAGAAGGCTAGGATGGAGCGACTTCAGCGAGAACTTGAGATTCAAAAGAAAAAGCTGGATAAACTAAAAACAGAAGTCAATGAAATGGAGAATAATCTTACACGAAGGCGGCTGAAAAGATCAAATTCTGCTTCCCAAATTCCTTCC CTTGAAGAAATGCAACAGTTACGAAGTTGTAACAGGCAGCTTCAGATAGACATAGATTGCCTAACCAAAGAGATTGATCTTTTTCAAGCAAGAG gACCACATTTTAATCCCAGTGCCATTCATAATTTTTATGATAATATTGGATTTGTAGGTCCTGTGGCACCAAAGCCCAAAG ATCAAAGATCCAGCGTCAAAACACCAAAGACTGTGCCCGATACGGAGGAAGATGAGGGTGCGCAGTGGAATTGTACCGCTTGTACTTTTTTAAATCACCCAGCCTTAAACCGTTGTGAACAGTGTGAAATGCCCCGGCATTTCTGA